Sequence from the Exiguobacterium aurantiacum genome:
ACCATGGGGAGCGCTCCGTCGCCGTGTTCGACAACATATCCTCAAAAATGGCCTGGTAATCGTCCCAATGCTTTCGTTCCTCGACGTCGCTGAACGAGAACTCCCAATTCTTGCTTGGGTCTTTCAATCGTTCGAGCAGGCGGTCGCGTTGAACTTTTTTTGACACATTGAAGAAAAATTTAATGACCGTGAATCCGTTCTCGTTCAAGTATTGCTCGAAATCGTTGATCTGTCGATAGCGCATTTTCCATACCGACTCTTTGTCTTCCTCGTCCGGGATGACCTCTTCTCCGAGCAGGTCATGAACCCGCGGGGCAATCACTTCTTCATAGTGCGACCGGTTCAAGATACCGACTTGGCCTCGTTCCGGCATGAGGTCATGCATTCGCCATAAGTAATCGTGTTTCTTTTCCGTGTCCGACGGTTTTTGGAACGCGTTCGTCTTCAGCCCTTGCGCGTTCAAGTTCGAGAAGATATAACTGATCGCCTCATCTTTGCCCCCGGCATCGAGTGCCTGCAAGACGACGACGACTCCTTTCTTCGACTCCGCGTAAAGCTTCCAATGCAACTCTTTCAATCGTTCGACGCTCTTGGGGATCAATTCATTCTGTAATGTCTCATCGGACGGACGATCTTGTATCGTGGTGGGGAAATCGCTCAGGCGAATCCCGTTGTTATGGTCAATGCGAAAAGATTGAATGTCCATATATCCTCCTTGACTCAATTAAATTCTAAGAACATCTCATATTTACCCTGTTTCGATTAAAAATAGCGGCACACAAAAAATCCTTTCCGCCGAAGCGAAAAGGATTCGTTTGAACTTAGTAGATGCCGACCGCGTCGAACGATTTGGCCGCAGCGACCGCTTGTGTGCTCGTCGCACCGTGCAAGTCTTTTGCCGATTGAACGACCGCTTGACGTAAGCTTGAGAAGTTTGAAGTCGGTGTCAAGTAGACGGTAAGGGCACGGTAGTAGATGTCCCCCATCTCCATGACGCCGATGCCTTGAACCGATACGCCGTAGTGTGAACCGCCGGCTGCCAAGAGGTAAGCCGCCTTGTTGACGATTCCTGAGTTGATATGAACGCCCCCGTTGTCTTGCGTCCCTGTGTAACGGACCGAGTAGTGATCCGGGTCACCATATGCTGCCGGATTCGACATCGAGCGGAGACCGTCCCCTGCCACGCCCGGCGTGTAGATGTCTTCCCCGACCAACCAGTCGAAGTTCGAGCCGACACTATATTCCGCGACCGTACCGAAGATATCCGATACCGCCTCGTTGATGGCACCTGATTCATTTTGATAGA
This genomic interval carries:
- a CDS encoding PPK2 family polyphosphate kinase, producing MDIQSFRIDHNNGIRLSDFPTTIQDRPSDETLQNELIPKSVERLKELHWKLYAESKKGVVVVLQALDAGGKDEAISYIFSNLNAQGLKTNAFQKPSDTEKKHDYLWRMHDLMPERGQVGILNRSHYEEVIAPRVHDLLGEEVIPDEEDKESVWKMRYRQINDFEQYLNENGFTVIKFFFNVSKKVQRDRLLERLKDPSKNWEFSFSDVEERKHWDDYQAIFEDMLSNTATERSPWYVLPADDNWYARYIVSTVMIDVLEKIDPQFPTFSEGEQERIDEAIATLENE